The Candidatus Zymogenaceae bacterium DNA segment ACTGAGGCCTGTGCAACGCGCCGGGATTACTCCAGCGGCTCCGAGCTGGAAGCCACCTGGAATCCGGTATATATGGCGAGGCCGTAAAACAGGAGATCGATGATGGAAAACCATCCCCGCATCACCCGACCGATGGTATTCGGATCGGTCAACACATCCGAGAGGACCTGCATGAACGGAATACCGTTGTTCTTGGCGATAAAGGCGCACGCGGCCGTCAGGTTTCCCAGCACGACGCCGAAAAGGGACAACCCGCCGCCAAGGAGCCCCATTTCCATGCCGCCCCGGTCCGACGCGACGCGTATGGTTACCCCCACCAGGAGCCCGATGCCGATGGCCATGAAGCCGATCTGAAAACCGGTGAGTCTGGTGATAACCGCCCAGACGGCCGCGCCGATGACGGCGGCCACCGTACCCGCGAT contains these protein-coding regions:
- a CDS encoding zinc-ribbon domain-containing protein; the protein is MKQIVCPSCGHTGNINEKLIPPEGRNVRCPACKESFFIGPHETTPGSSALSPSPPPMSSMEPAQPRPALSGVGTAPAGMEVPGVSMGLPGVVIAGTVAAVIGAAVWAVITRLTGFQIGFMAIGIGLLVGVTIRVASDRGGMEMGLLGGGLSLFGVVLGNLTAACAFIAKNNGIPFMQVLSDVLTDPNTIGRVMRGWFSIIDLLFYGLAIYTGFQVASSSEPLE